Genomic DNA from Candidatus Nitrosopumilus koreensis AR1:
AAAAATTCTATCTCCATCGTATTCAATTTTTATTGTAACTCCTTCTTCTTCTTTTTGATCATCTGTAAATGCTGTTGCATTGTAAATTCCTTCATTGTCGAAGAAATTTTCTACTGGTCTTGGTATGACTAAAAATTTTCCTTCATCTGGATTAGGATCAGATAACATTCCTTCAAAATTTCCATTTGAATCACGAATTATGACATAAACAATATTGTTGCCTTCTTGTTGACCACTAAAACTAAATGATTCGTCTGTAGTGTAAAAGCTCTTTTCTAGTGAAAATGATATGACATCAGCATAGGCTGGCGTTGTGATTAGCAAAGATAATGTAAACACTGCAAATATTACTAGTTTTACGTTCACGACATTTCTTTCATTTTGAGCCTTTTAAAAAACACGTATAATTTCTTCTCGATATTAGCAAAGAAATATTCACAAATCTACAAGTCAAGCAAAAATCTCATAAAAACTCCCCCATTTTGCCTTATTTCCATGTCATAAAATGTTGGAGCCTTTATCTCTACTTTGAAATTGTGTTTCTTAAAGTCAAGTGGTTCACCGTACGCAATAGCGTTAATTTTGTAATCTTTATTTTGAATAATTTCAAATTCTATTCTTTTAATTGCAAATCCTTCTGTAATTAAGATAAATGGTATTTCTTCTAACCAACTAAACAATAGGTATCGTAAGTCTTTTCCATGAGCTGAAAACTTTTTTTGTTCTTTTTCTTCTACTTTATCTTGGTCAAGTGTCAAGTTGATTACTGCATCTGCTGTAACTGAGAATGCTTCTTTAAGATCTTTTGCAGTAACTTCAACTATTGCATCAGTTGCATGATCTAAAAATTTGTAACTCAATTGTATCTTTGATTTCTTTCTGATTATTAACCTAGTTGGTTTTATTTTGCTTTTGGATCCATTTCAATAATTCCAAAAACATTCATTTCTGTATCTGCACATTGTGCAAACCATCCTACTTTAGGGATTGCCATTTTTGGAATAATCAATTGTCCTCCTTTCTCAATAATTTTTTTTGAAAATTCATTAATTGATGAAACTGTAATTGTATTTGTTATGCCGATTTGACCTGGAACTCTTTTTGATAATCCTCCGTTAATCCCAGGTTCTTTGTCCGAACCTGTTGTAACTATCCAATAGTCTATTGGCCCGTCCCATTTTTCAAACTTCCAATCAAAAACTTCTTTGTAGAATTTTTGTGCTCTTTCTGGATTATCTGATGGAATATCAAAGTGTGAAATTCTTGGCATGTATATCTGAATTTCTAACAAAATCTGGTCATAAAATAATTTCTAATCTCATCGTTTACTCGTAAAGTAATTTAGTACGATTTTATTTTCAGAATCAAATGGAACCTTTTGACTCATTTATTGTGTTTATTACAGAATTTTTAGGAGAACATCTCTATGAGGGTATATTCATAGCAGCTTTA
This window encodes:
- a CDS encoding archease, with translation MSYKFLDHATDAIVEVTAKDLKEAFSVTADAVINLTLDQDKVEEKEQKKFSAHGKDLRYLLFSWLEEIPFILITEGFAIKRIEFEIIQNKDYKINAIAYGEPLDFKKHNFKVEIKAPTFYDMEIRQNGGVFMRFLLDL
- a CDS encoding VOC family protein — encoded protein: MPRISHFDIPSDNPERAQKFYKEVFDWKFEKWDGPIDYWIVTTGSDKEPGINGGLSKRVPGQIGITNTITVSSINEFSKKIIEKGGQLIIPKMAIPKVGWFAQCADTEMNVFGIIEMDPKAK